From a single Lacerta agilis isolate rLacAgi1 chromosome 3, rLacAgi1.pri, whole genome shotgun sequence genomic region:
- the PFN3 gene encoding profilin-3: MGDWKAYINTVLKDKNIEDVAIVGHSDNKSVWASKPGGLLAAISPQEVGIITGQDRKAFLQTGITIAGKKCSVIRDNLLVEKDAVMDTRTKGGDSRSICIGKGAKALIFLMGKKGVHGGALNKKVHDLIANMKAKGS; the protein is encoded by the coding sequence ATGGGAGACTGGAAAGCCTACATCAATACAGTCCTGAAGGACAAAAACATTGAAGATGTAGCGATCGTGGGACATTCTGACAACAAATCTGTCTGGGCTTCGAAGCCAGGAGGCCTGCTGGCTGCCATCTCTCCCCAGGAAGTAGGAATAATTACTGGGCAGGACAGAAAGGCATTCCTGCAGACTGGGATCACCATAGCAGGGAAGAAGTGCAGCGTAATCCGAGACAACTTGCTAGTAGAGAAAGATGCTGTGATGGACACGAGAACCAAAGGTGGCGACAGCAGATCCATCTGTATTGGGAAGGGTGCCAAAGCGCTCATCTTTCTCATGGGCAAGAAGGGAGTCCATGGAGGGGCTCTGAATAAGAAGGTGCATGACTTGATAGCGAACATGAAAGCAAAAGGCAGCTAG